A single window of Streptomyces aquilus DNA harbors:
- a CDS encoding NUDIX domain-containing protein, producing the protein MSGEPDTTEQTVGSPDRVVTDEQRAYWAQLEAPMASCTALITDADGRILVVDPTYKDGFDMPGGMVQADETQIEGLERELAEELDLTGVPIGRFLVLDQVPAARYGRAMVVTVFHVGPLTDQQTQSLRFADGEIGAAEFLPVEEALARLPHRLARRIQAAYAALLAGVPAALIDGKSHVLSSSVVSEAR; encoded by the coding sequence ATGTCCGGCGAACCTGACACGACCGAACAGACTGTCGGCAGCCCTGACCGCGTGGTCACCGACGAGCAACGGGCGTACTGGGCCCAGCTCGAGGCACCCATGGCCTCCTGCACGGCCTTGATCACCGATGCTGACGGCCGCATTCTCGTGGTTGACCCGACCTACAAGGACGGCTTCGACATGCCCGGCGGCATGGTCCAGGCAGACGAAACGCAGATCGAGGGCCTGGAACGTGAACTGGCCGAGGAACTCGACCTGACCGGCGTACCGATCGGCCGGTTCCTCGTCCTGGACCAGGTCCCCGCTGCCCGGTACGGGCGGGCCATGGTCGTCACGGTGTTCCACGTGGGTCCCCTCACCGACCAGCAGACGCAGTCCCTGCGCTTCGCGGACGGGGAGATCGGCGCCGCCGAGTTCCTCCCCGTCGAGGAGGCCCTCGCGCGGCTGCCGCACCGCCTCGCCCGCCGCATCCAGGCGGCGTACGCCGCGCTCCTCGCTGGTGTGCCGGCCGCTCTGATCGACGGCAAGTCCCACGTCCTGTCCAGCTCGGTCGTATCGGAGGCGCGATGA
- a CDS encoding NUDIX domain-containing protein, translated as MPADDVREPVGLMAPEDYARSRAVFWGGAAVLFTDAEGRVLVLDPAYRPGKLLLPGGGVDQAERPSAGAVREVAEELGLSVGVRQLLAVDWVSRGNPEFGTVCGFPGETVSIWDGGVLEESDIARIRLPENEITSFHFLPPAQAARRMRPIERRRMLAALRARIDRAGPAVLEDGESVGLGRALQRLDVVPRIAIGYQDIAWHPAMEPAAGLPVKQAWVWAFDPLGRVVVLVDPRDGHVVLPGGTVETDDDGPKAAALREAAEEAALRLHDAVYLGYLLDPDGAVYGPGTGANARARYIARIDSLGPAAPDVATRITYSRLLVSPVQASELLGLGRAGVEQAEYAAQTAAIRWGIPLSPPQAAIEIPHTGMAALLP; from the coding sequence ATGCCTGCTGACGACGTGCGTGAGCCGGTGGGTTTGATGGCGCCGGAGGACTATGCGCGTTCACGCGCGGTTTTCTGGGGTGGGGCTGCGGTGCTGTTCACCGATGCAGAGGGCAGGGTTTTGGTCCTGGATCCCGCGTACCGGCCTGGAAAGCTGCTGTTGCCCGGTGGGGGCGTGGACCAGGCGGAGCGGCCGTCGGCCGGGGCGGTGCGCGAGGTGGCCGAGGAACTCGGGCTGTCCGTCGGTGTACGCCAGCTGCTGGCGGTGGACTGGGTCAGCAGGGGCAATCCGGAGTTTGGGACGGTGTGCGGCTTTCCCGGTGAAACCGTCTCCATTTGGGACGGTGGCGTCCTGGAGGAGAGCGACATCGCCCGGATTCGCTTGCCCGAGAACGAGATCACCTCGTTCCACTTCCTTCCGCCGGCGCAGGCCGCACGCCGCATGCGCCCGATCGAGAGGCGACGGATGCTCGCTGCCTTGCGTGCCCGGATCGACCGTGCCGGACCCGCCGTGCTGGAGGACGGTGAGAGCGTCGGGCTCGGACGGGCACTGCAGCGATTGGACGTCGTCCCGCGTATTGCGATCGGCTACCAGGACATCGCATGGCACCCGGCCATGGAGCCCGCCGCCGGCCTTCCCGTGAAGCAAGCGTGGGTGTGGGCATTCGACCCGCTCGGCCGGGTCGTCGTCCTCGTGGATCCGCGCGACGGCCATGTCGTCCTGCCGGGCGGAACGGTCGAAACGGACGATGACGGGCCGAAGGCGGCAGCACTGCGTGAAGCCGCCGAAGAGGCGGCTCTGCGCCTGCACGATGCCGTCTACCTCGGCTACCTCCTCGATCCGGACGGTGCGGTCTACGGCCCAGGCACCGGGGCGAACGCCCGGGCGCGTTACATCGCACGCATCGACTCCCTGGGGCCGGCGGCACCGGATGTCGCGACCCGCATCACCTACAGTCGGCTGCTGGTCAGCCCGGTGCAGGCGAGCGAGCTGCTCGGCCTTGGACGCGCCGGAGTCGAACAGGCCGAGTACGCGGCCCAAACGGCGGCAATCCGCTGGGGGATTCCGCTGAGTCCGCCGCAGGCCGCGATCGAGATCCCTCACACGGGCATGGCGGCCCTCCTGCCCTGA
- a CDS encoding NUDIX hydrolase: protein MPLRGTRPRAQVPRSQNGSSCTRGPALRPARSTVLRHRHVEKEKVLPHRCVIGLHLVLVQGDRVLLGLRAGTAWCDGWWHVPAGHLEEGESFLAGMVREAREELGIALEEADLVVAHTVHDYDPKTRESRLQVFFTANQYAGRPHAAEPDKCAELRWWPLSALPEKLVRYTRQALICIQRGQSASTVGWPDAC, encoded by the coding sequence ATGCCATTACGTGGCACGAGGCCGCGTGCGCAAGTGCCGCGTTCCCAGAACGGGTCGTCCTGCACCCGAGGGCCTGCCTTGCGGCCTGCGCGATCAACTGTCCTTCGCCACCGGCATGTCGAGAAGGAGAAGGTCTTGCCACACCGTTGTGTGATCGGACTTCACTTAGTCCTGGTTCAGGGTGACCGGGTGCTGCTCGGTCTCCGTGCAGGCACCGCTTGGTGTGACGGCTGGTGGCATGTTCCGGCCGGCCATCTTGAGGAGGGTGAGTCCTTCCTCGCCGGCATGGTCCGTGAGGCTCGGGAGGAGCTGGGCATCGCTCTCGAAGAGGCGGACTTGGTGGTCGCGCACACGGTCCACGACTACGACCCCAAGACTCGCGAGAGTCGGCTCCAAGTCTTCTTCACCGCCAATCAGTACGCCGGGCGGCCTCATGCCGCAGAACCGGACAAGTGTGCAGAGCTACGGTGGTGGCCGCTCTCGGCTCTGCCGGAGAAGCTCGTGCGCTACACCCGCCAGGCCCTGATCTGTATTCAGCGGGGCCAGAGCGCGAGCACGGTGGGGTGGCCCGATGCCTGCTGA
- a CDS encoding protoporphyrinogen/coproporphyrinogen oxidase — protein MPHPTHTPDTGRIVILGAGPCGLACADELTRLGHRDFLLLESASTPGGLASSVVDAAGFTWDLGGHVVFSHFGEFDRLLADLFTAEELLYHDRSSYIRYGDGWMPYPFQHHLHHLPPRDATACLSDLLAARHVSSGEPSAPADFATWLGTMYGQALVDRFFAPYNTKVWATPLEDMGSAWVAERVAPVEVEEILAAFAGTAAPARRWGPNATFAFPTSGGTGEIWHRLAVRIDAGHLRTQTHVVAVDPTTRTVILADGERVGYDHLVATGPLDQLTAMTATCPSSLRTAARSLRHTTVAMVGLGYKTPTTDSRSWLYFPQPDIPFYRATNFSKYAPANVPCADTGTYSAWMTETSLAAGQSLDHHALVRSCDQALRRHGLVPEHTPLASTHVEVIPYAYPVPTMGRDEVLAQVVPWMEAHGIYPRGRFGTWRYEIGNMDHAVKMGIDVARRLLNGTPEELLASAPALTAVRVECRS, from the coding sequence ATGCCCCACCCCACGCACACGCCAGACACCGGCCGGATCGTCATACTCGGGGCCGGACCATGCGGTCTGGCCTGCGCCGACGAGCTGACCCGCCTCGGCCACCGCGACTTCCTGCTGCTGGAGTCCGCGTCCACCCCAGGCGGGCTCGCCTCCTCCGTAGTGGACGCGGCCGGCTTCACGTGGGACCTGGGCGGCCACGTGGTCTTCTCCCACTTCGGCGAGTTTGACCGGCTGCTGGCCGATCTGTTCACCGCAGAGGAACTGCTGTACCACGACCGCTCCTCCTACATCCGCTACGGCGACGGATGGATGCCCTACCCCTTCCAGCACCACCTCCATCACCTCCCGCCAAGGGACGCTACGGCCTGCCTTAGTGATCTCCTGGCTGCACGTCACGTCAGCAGCGGGGAACCCTCGGCACCGGCGGACTTCGCGACGTGGCTGGGCACCATGTACGGGCAGGCCCTGGTGGACCGCTTCTTCGCCCCGTACAACACCAAGGTCTGGGCGACGCCGCTTGAGGACATGGGTTCGGCGTGGGTGGCCGAGCGGGTGGCCCCTGTAGAGGTCGAGGAGATTCTGGCCGCGTTCGCCGGAACCGCAGCACCCGCGCGCCGGTGGGGTCCGAACGCCACCTTCGCCTTCCCCACGTCCGGCGGCACGGGCGAAATCTGGCACCGGCTCGCCGTCCGCATCGACGCTGGCCACCTGCGCACCCAGACTCACGTGGTCGCCGTCGATCCCACCACCCGCACCGTCATCCTCGCCGACGGCGAGAGAGTCGGCTACGACCACCTAGTGGCCACCGGCCCGCTCGACCAGCTCACCGCCATGACCGCCACATGCCCGTCCTCGCTCCGGACGGCCGCCCGGAGCCTGCGGCACACCACCGTGGCCATGGTCGGCCTGGGCTACAAGACACCGACCACGGACAGCCGGTCCTGGCTCTACTTCCCGCAGCCCGACATCCCCTTCTACCGGGCCACGAACTTCAGCAAGTACGCACCCGCCAACGTCCCCTGCGCCGACACGGGCACCTACAGCGCCTGGATGACCGAGACCTCCCTCGCCGCCGGCCAAAGCCTCGACCACCATGCTCTGGTCCGCTCGTGCGATCAGGCACTTCGCCGTCATGGCCTGGTGCCCGAGCACACGCCGCTCGCCAGCACCCATGTCGAGGTGATCCCGTACGCCTACCCGGTGCCCACCATGGGGCGGGACGAGGTCTTGGCGCAGGTAGTGCCGTGGATGGAAGCCCACGGGATCTACCCTCGGGGCCGGTTCGGGACCTGGCGCTATGAGATCGGCAACATGGACCACGCGGTCAAGATGGGCATCGACGTCGCCCGTCGCCTGCTGAACGGAACGCCCGAGGAACTCCTCGCCTCCGCACCCGCCCTGACCGCGGTCCGGGTGGAGTGCCGATCATGA
- a CDS encoding glycosyltransferase translates to MIASVVRVPWHTAHGGYDRLLDHLPDVRRIAPPRHPGARLAFTAAHRVLGPQCPLPFYPAEHFATDLRVLTSRQPAHVLYGDEQFWFSRHRTRPTAVTYHQPPDQLAGLVPMRVWRRLASRAEQIIVLDPHQQAFFCNLIPEKRVHLVPHGIDTAAFTPAATAPEPGRPLVLTVGWWLRDFGTLDAVHHLLHRRHGGEIELTVVTRQAASRPWHPAARVLEGISEQELISLYRRAAFLLLPLNGASANNALLEALACGTPAVVTDIGGIQHYTGNGPSAVLVPPGDVPAAADAADKLLAELGTADHTARRVAARERAESFAWPLVADQVRTVYRLLGEG, encoded by the coding sequence GTGATCGCCTCCGTCGTCCGCGTGCCCTGGCACACCGCCCACGGCGGCTACGACCGCCTGCTGGACCACCTGCCCGACGTCCGCCGCATCGCCCCGCCCCGACACCCGGGTGCGCGGCTGGCCTTCACTGCCGCCCACCGCGTGCTCGGTCCTCAGTGCCCTCTGCCGTTCTACCCGGCCGAGCACTTCGCCACAGATCTGCGCGTCCTCACCTCCCGCCAGCCTGCGCACGTGCTGTACGGGGACGAGCAGTTCTGGTTCTCCCGTCACCGCACCAGGCCGACGGCCGTCACCTACCACCAGCCACCCGACCAACTTGCAGGGCTGGTGCCGATGCGGGTATGGCGGCGCCTGGCTTCGCGGGCCGAGCAGATCATCGTCCTCGACCCTCATCAGCAGGCGTTCTTCTGCAACCTGATTCCGGAGAAGCGCGTGCACCTGGTGCCGCACGGCATCGACACCGCTGCCTTCACGCCCGCCGCCACAGCGCCGGAGCCCGGCCGGCCGCTGGTGCTGACCGTCGGCTGGTGGCTGCGCGACTTCGGCACCCTCGATGCTGTCCACCACCTCCTGCACCGCCGCCACGGCGGAGAGATCGAGCTGACTGTCGTCACCCGGCAGGCCGCCTCGCGCCCCTGGCACCCGGCCGCCCGCGTACTCGAAGGGATCAGCGAGCAGGAACTGATCAGCCTGTACCGGCGGGCGGCGTTCTTGCTGCTGCCCCTGAACGGGGCGAGCGCCAACAACGCTCTGCTGGAAGCGCTCGCCTGCGGTACCCCGGCCGTCGTCACGGATATCGGCGGCATCCAGCACTACACCGGAAACGGCCCGTCAGCCGTCCTCGTCCCACCCGGCGACGTCCCGGCCGCAGCCGACGCCGCCGACAAGCTCCTTGCCGAGCTGGGCACCGCCGACCACACCGCACGGCGCGTGGCCGCCCGGGAGCGGGCCGAGTCCTTCGCCTGGCCGCTGGTCGCCGACCAAGTGCGCACCGTCTACCGGCTGCTGGGGGAAGGATGA